The following are encoded in a window of Scyliorhinus canicula unplaced genomic scaffold, sScyCan1.1, whole genome shotgun sequence genomic DNA:
- the LOC119961226 gene encoding gastrula zinc finger protein XlCGF26.1-like, with protein sequence MQGIDQWEELDERRHSEHPANQNAGFVPTSSFLDCGFTRSSNLVAHQQVHTGESLFTCSECGKGFSNSFNLLIHQRVHTGERPFTCTVCGKKCTHSSSIRTHQRVHTGERPLTCTLCGKRFTQSASLLAHDVTHTNERPFKCSTCESCFKIAADLRVHQRIHTEERPFSCSHCVKTFRTSSSLRTHQRIHTGSRPFTCSQCGKGFTRSSHLLTHQQIHTGERLFTCSVCGKGFSNSFNLRTHQRVHTGERPFTCSKCGKGFIQPSHLKTHQRVHNHTGERPFTCSQCGKGFSHLYALQAHQRIHTGMRPFTCSQCGKGFTQLSHLQAHQRVHTGEKPITTSQCGKGFVDSSSLQKHQQVHTGKKPFTCSQCGKGFINSSTLLRHQRIHTGERPFICSQCGKGFTQLSSLQTHQRVHTGERPFTCSQCGKGFINSSTLQTHQRVHTGERPFTCPVCGKGFINSSNLQAHQRVQTGERLFTCSQCGKGFTRLSNLQAHQRVHTGERPFTCSQCGKGFTQLSHLQAHQRVHTGERPFSCSQCGKGFIDSSSLLRHQRIHT encoded by the exons ATGCAAGGAATTGACCaatgggaggagctggatgaACGGAGGCACTCTGAACACCCAGCCAATCAGAACGCGGGCTTTGTGCCAACGAGCAGCTTCCTGGATTGT ggattcactcgatcatcCAACCTGGTGgctcaccagcaagttcacactggggagagtctGTTCacttgctccgagtgtgggaagggattcagcaaTTCATTCAACttgctgatacaccagcgagttcacactggggagaggccgtttactTGCACCGTCTGTGGGAAGAAATGCACTCATTCTTCCTCCAtacggacacaccagcgagttcacactggggagaggccattgacTTGCACTCTATGTGGGAAACGATTCACTCAGTCAGCCAGCCTGCTGGCACATGATGTCACTCACACCAACGAGAGACCTTTCAAATGTTCGACCTGCGAGAGTTGTTTCAAAATAGCTGCTGATCTGAGGgtccaccagcgcattcacactgaggagagaccattTAGCTGCTCTCACTGTGTAAAGACATTTAGAACGTCATCCAGTCTTCGGACACACCAACGAATTCACACCGGgtcaaggccattcacctgctctcagtgtgggaagggattcactcgatcatcccacctgctgacacaccagcagattcacactggggagaggctgttcacctgctctgtgtgtgggaagggattcagtaattCATTCAACTTGCGAAcacaccagcgagtccacactggggagagaccgttcacctgctctaagtgtgggaaaggattcattcagcCATCTCACCTgaagacacatcagcgagttcacaa tcacactggagagaggccgttcacctgctcccagtgtgggaagggattcagccaTTTATACGccctgcaggcacaccagcgaattcatactgggatgaggccattcacctgttctcagtgtgggaagggattcactcagttatctcacctgcaggcacaccagcgagttcacactggggagaagccaatcaccacctctcagtgtgggaagggatttgttgattcatccagcctgcagaaacaccagcaggttcacactgggaagaagccattcacctgctctcagtgtgggaagggattcattaattcatccaccctgctgagacatcagcgaattcacactggggagaggccattcatctgctctcagtgtgggaagggattcacacagttatccagtctgcagacacaccagcgagttcacactggagagaggccattcacctgctcccagtgtgggaagggattcattaattcatccaccctgcagacacaccagcgagttcacactggtgaaaggccattcacctgccctgtgtgtgggaagggattcattaattcatccaacctgcaggcacaccagcgagttcagactggggagaggctattcacctgctctcagtgtgggaagggattcactcggttatctaacctgcaggcacaccagcgcgttcacactggagagagaccattcacctgctcgcagtgtgggaagggattcactcaattatctcacctgcaggcacaccagcgagttcacactggagagaggccattcagctgctctcagtgtgggaagggattcattgattcatccagcctgctgagacatcagcgaattcacact